A DNA window from Streptomyces bacillaris contains the following coding sequences:
- a CDS encoding phosphoglyceromutase, protein MADAPYKLILLRHGESEWNAKNLFTGWVDVNLTEKGEKEAVRGGELLKDAGLLPDVLHTSLQRRAIRTAQLALESADRLWIPVRRSWRLNERHYGALQGKDKAQTLAEFGEEQFMLWRRSYDTPPPPLARDDEYSQFDDPRYAALPPEVRPDTECLKDVVVRMLPYWFDSIVPDLLTGRTVLVAAHGNSLRALVKHLDGISDADIAGLNIPTGIPLSYELDADFKPLNPGGTYLDPEAAKAAIEAVKNQGKKK, encoded by the coding sequence ATGGCCGACGCACCGTACAAGCTGATCCTCCTCCGCCACGGCGAGAGCGAATGGAACGCGAAGAACCTGTTCACCGGTTGGGTGGACGTCAACCTCACCGAGAAGGGTGAGAAGGAAGCAGTCCGCGGCGGTGAACTGCTCAAGGACGCCGGTCTGCTCCCCGACGTCCTGCACACCTCCCTCCAGCGCCGCGCGATCCGCACCGCGCAGCTGGCCCTGGAGTCCGCCGACCGCCTCTGGATCCCGGTCCGCCGCTCCTGGCGCCTGAACGAGCGCCACTACGGCGCCCTCCAGGGCAAGGACAAGGCCCAGACGCTGGCCGAGTTCGGCGAGGAGCAGTTCATGCTCTGGCGCCGCTCGTACGACACCCCGCCGCCGCCGCTGGCCCGCGACGACGAGTACTCCCAGTTCGACGACCCGCGCTACGCGGCCCTCCCGCCGGAGGTGCGCCCGGACACGGAGTGCCTGAAGGACGTCGTCGTCCGGATGCTCCCGTACTGGTTCGACAGCATCGTCCCCGACCTCCTCACCGGCCGCACGGTCCTGGTCGCCGCCCACGGCAACAGCCTCCGCGCCCTGGTGAAGCACCTGGACGGCATCTCGGACGCGGACATCGCGGGCCTCAACATCCCGACCGGCATCCCGCTCTCCTACGAACTGGACGCCGACTTCAAGCCGCTGAACCCGGGCGGCACGTACCTCGACCCGGAGGCGGCGAAGGCTGCCATCGAGGCCGTGAAGAACCAGGGCAAGAAGAAGTAG
- a CDS encoding GNAT family N-acetyltransferase, with protein sequence MAVMRAASGAGIGSLLLDWVSERASAQGKRWLRLGSWKDNNGLHRFYKGVGFTLLRIADLPHRRSGALFQRSTESVADNSL encoded by the coding sequence ATGGCCGTAATGCGCGCAGCGTCCGGCGCGGGCATCGGCAGCCTGCTGCTCGATTGGGTGTCGGAGCGTGCCTCAGCTCAGGGCAAGCGATGGTTGCGGTTGGGCTCCTGGAAGGACAACAACGGGTTGCACCGGTTCTACAAGGGCGTGGGCTTCACACTCCTCCGCATCGCGGATCTCCCACACCGCAGATCAGGCGCCCTGTTCCAGCGGTCGACCGAGTCGGTGGCTGACAACAGCCTGTGA